From Hermetia illucens chromosome 6, iHerIll2.2.curated.20191125, whole genome shotgun sequence, one genomic window encodes:
- the LOC119660588 gene encoding V-type proton ATPase subunit E — MALSDADVQKQIKHMMAFIEQEANEKAEEIDAKAEEEFNIEKGRLVQQQRLKIMEFFEKKEKQVELQKKIQSSNMLNQARLKVLKVREDHVRNVLEEARRRLGDVTKNENEYRKILHQLIIQALYQTMETNVTLRCRKVDVPLIESLLPEISEEYKKNIGHDVVIHIDTEVVLPPDTCGGIEIIALNGRVRVPNTLESRLELISQQLIPEIRNALFGRNVNRKFAD; from the exons atCAAACATATGATGGCATTCATTGAGCAAGAGGCCAATGAAAAAGCCGAAGAAATTGATGCCAAAGCCGAGGAAGAATTCAACATTGAAAAGGGTCGTTTGGTTCAACAGCAACGTCTCAAGATCATggaattttttgagaaaaaagagaaacaggtTGAGCtgcaaaagaaaattcaatCATCAAATATGTTGAATCAAGCTCGATTGAAG GTGCTGAAAGTCCGCGAAGATCACGTTCGTAACGTACTCGAAGAGGCACGACGACGTCTCGGTGATGTTACAAAGAACGAAAATGAATACCGAAAGATCCTGCATCAGCTTATCATTCAAGCCCTTTATCAAACAATGGAAACAAATGTCACTTTACGTTGTCGTAAAGTAGATGTGCCTCTGATTGAAAGCCTATTGCCGGaaatctccgaagaatacaagaAGAATATCGGACACGACGTTGTTATTCATATCGATACGGAAGTTGTTTTACCACCAGATACATGCGGAGGAATTGAAATAATTGCATTAAATGGACGTGTACGG GTCCCCAACACATTGGAATCACGATTAGAACTCATTTCACAACAACTTATCCCTGAAATCCGTAACGCACTGTTCGGACGCAACGTGAATCGTAAATTCGCCGACTAA